A region of the Epinephelus fuscoguttatus linkage group LG13, E.fuscoguttatus.final_Chr_v1 genome:
GGCTTCACACTACAGCACGGTCTGCGGTCCAGACTCAGCACACGACTGTCCGGAGGAGGTGGGAAGCACTTTGGTGACAGTGACGTGTGGTGTAACGCACAGGGTGTGGGGATGTGCAATGCTTCTCTTTGTATCATATCAGCATGGACTGACCTTGAGTTTTAAGTGCCAGAGGAAAGAGAGTGTCTTCTCTCTGTTTAGGAAGATTTGGACCGGAGTTTGCTAAAGGGATTCAGGTGAACGTCTGCGCAAGAACACTCCAAATTGAGAGCAACATATCGTCTCACTGCCAAAGATTAACTGTGCCTCTTAGATATGAAACGtaaaaaagtgatttttcctttttgttttttctctgctgGGACCGAATCATAAGTTAAATTGCATGTAatgtacattgtatacatttgtATTAAACATATCACATATTTTCGGTGAGACATCTGTTGTAGGTGTCACATATTTTTACGTTTGAAGAGGCACATGGGTGAAACAGCTGCTTCAAtgattttaaatgctgcatAATTTAGGTGTAGGTGTTGTACAGACTGTCTCctttgtatgattttttttcttgacactAGAGGGAAGTGTTTGCTCGGAACATAAAATAAACCTGTGCTGTGATATCATGATTTTGTGGCCTGTtatcaaatacattttcttaagaaaataaaaataaaatgacagataAAGATTTAATaccatgtttttctttattgtttttgtccttATCCACCAGTCATTGGGACATGTTAGTATGTGTGTTCAgtaaatcacctgaaaacactGAAGCTCTAATACCAAACAGCGTCATAGTTATTATAGGATTATAAAGCCCTGAGCGTCTTATTTGTGTAATCTGCTGCTCAAATACCTGCCTTACATAACAAGATGCTTTCATCCTCAGAcaatcaaatgaaaaacatgaagTACATCCTAGACGTGGGATGGTTTTTAGGCATCGCTCTCCAATCAGATGCTACACAGAAGATATAAATGGCACTCTTCATTTGAAAGACTTTATGAAATCTGGAGTTACATCAGAGATTTTCCAATACCATGTACAAGATTTTAGaacaaataaatatgtaaactGTAGACGTGCAATCAGCTTCCTGTATGCTCTTTTTTGTGTTACGgtagtttttattttccttttaaacCATCCTACAAATTCATAATCATGTGCTCAAATGCCTCTATCTTCTGGCGGGTGTTGCCTCTGCGGATCCTGCGGTAGGACACGGTGCTGTATTTGGAGGAAGAGAGGTGGTTGAAGGATTTCTGGGAGCTGGCGCTGCCACTGGATTTCTTCGGCAGAGGCAGAGTGGAGTAGCCTGGATTGGGCTTTTGATGAAACCCCACGGGGACATGGAAGTTGTGGTCCTGCTCTGGCTTGTGGTCCACCTGAAGCTGCCTGTTACCTGGTATCTGGAGTTCAGCACTGGACATCTGCTCTGGGACGAGGTTGGGTGTCACTTCTTTCTTCTCAGCTGGTAGATTTGCTAAAGAGAAAAGGAAGGGATAAATCTGTTTTGTATTCTGTAAACATCAGAGGTatggactcaagtcacaaatttgatgactttagacttgacatGACAAAATCCAAGAAGagtgcaacttgacttggactttaacaccagtgtCTCATGACTGCACTTGAACTttagccttttgacttgaaaaataCTCAATACCTTCCCAAACCCAAAGATcttatttaaaatgtgtgcCTCATATCAATTAATTTACCTTCATTTCATAAATCATCTCATTTTAATGTTGatctttttatttcctttagaTGTAAAACACAAGGCAATATACAATATCACTTTAACTTTTTGAAACCTAGGAAGAAGGCAACAAGCaacgaaagaagaaatgaccccaaaTAATTGCAAGAAATAAGTAAAAATATACTGATGATAATTCTGtaccataattttaaatatgtaataataattacaaataaCAAAATCTATTATTTTCTTGCAACTGGCTGTGGGACATtgcttaccaagttgctcattgtctttttttttcccatgtttttgaaagaaactgcacCAGTTTGCTTAGGgctcaaaggtttaaatacttaaGAAAGGTGCCTGAAAGCTGCACAAGAAAAGAGATGTCacttcaggtttcaaagggttaaaggaaGCATATTCTCACATGAAATTTCTTATACGTTTGGGCAGATGTAGACActtttcaaatataaaatatgatgaaTACAACAAGACAGGACAGAAATTTACAAAATTTGTGCTGTTGTGTTATTGATTAATGGTCTACATGCTACCAAGGTGCAGCACCAGAACTTCTCCTCTCTTATAACTAACTTCAGTTGGACATCCCTTGTTTTAACAAAACTTGTTTTagcaaataaataattttagaAAGCATTCgtgatttttgtaaatgtactatctctctgttgttaaaatgacattacatttagtgaagagtgcattatgacttgtttaagaATTGAAACtcagtttaggacttgggacttgtcagtcATGACTTGGagcttgacttgagacttgagtgCGAGGACTTGAatcttacttgtgacttgcaaaacaatgactttgtCCCACCTCTGCTTAAAACCAAAATAACTCCCTCTTGATCAATCAATTTTCCTGCACAATAACAGGTGCAGAGCGGACGAGTGGTTTCTGAGGCTCCAGCCCTGAATGATTTAAAGCCCAGAAACTGGGCAAAATGTTCCTCTGTTGGCCTACTATTCATTTAATAGAAGACCACATTTACTTGGCATTGTTGGGGATCCTTGATTTGCAATTAGAGCAGCCCATATTATTAGCATAGATTCAAATGAAGCATGTTTGTCAACTAAACATTCATTCTGTAAACTCTACTCCAGCATAGTATAACAACAGTAGGTTCAAAGATTAGTTATCTCTTTAAACAGATACCTGCATATGTATGCTGAATCTGTAGGTGACGggaaagattttggtatcataAGTTTTCTGGGTTCTGTTTGCAGTCCAAGTAATATTGACCAGTCACATTTGAACAGCAGGTGAACAGTCCGCCTGGAGAGGTGAGATgcattggctgaaatgcaatctcGGAACTCATTGGCTATCGTTGACTGGCTATTGATGACAAGCTTCCTTaaatgtatctgcattcatatgcagatatctgtttattgggattagccaaaatgaccaGAGCACTGAAGAGGAAATCTTGGTTTGGATATCTGGCTACACCTCATCAGCCCAAAATATTGGCCCTTACCTCTAGATGCTTTATCATCATCAGACTGATAGCTTATGGGTCCCTATATAATATGAGCTACCTGAAAAAATACAGTATCATCAGACAATTTTTGCATCTGTTTAGGTGGCATGTGTAAAGTTAATCATTTTCAATACTCGTTATGGTTTTAGAGTGGTGGAGACAGTTGAACAACAATTAGATACAGAACAGGATGTAGGCTCtacaggatgttttttttccttggtAACTATCATATATTTTCCTAAATGATGTACAGATTTTGAGGAATTCTGTTATTTCAAATGTCTTGGAAAAAAGCGTTCATATAGCTGCtgtaaatggggaaaaaaatctctctCGGACCCCCCTAGATTTGGGCAGAGCCCTGAAAGTTTACAACACCTGACTCCGCCCCTGATGGACTTTATCCCTTCCAGGTATAGTGGTCACTACAGTGGACAGCTATTTAAAAGCCAATGGAAATACATGGACATACACTGacatacactgccacccactggccaggtgttgtCAGTGCAACACAAGTCCCTCAAAACGAATGAGGGAGAGGGGAGGTAGGTACAGAAGGGAGGAGtagaaagagaggggagaagCTCAGGAGTCATAAGCAAAGTTCAATGTTTTTGCATGGCATTGAGCAGTATTagaatttgttaaaaaaaaatgtgaacacactagtttaacagcattaaaatatatttgtataaTTTCATGTGATATATATGTGGAAAAACAccttgaaaaatgttttgagaaatGAACTTTACGATTGTTTTCATGCACAAAGAGGAATAACAACACTTAAGAAAAAGAATCATGTGGAAAAAATGTTAGCGTTTGCTTCTGCCCTGCACTCACCTTTTGCTGCTGATATATTCTGCTGTGTTTGCATGTCAGCAGCTGGGCAGTTTAGTGATTCTCCACATGCACTCACAGACGTCTCTGGAGTTATAGCCTGTGCCCCTGGATCTGCAGGATCTGACTGATCCTCAGGCTCAGTTTTAGGCCTCTGGAGCTCTTCCTCTTCTTGTTCAGTCACAGGAACCTGCTGAGTCACTTCTGTCTCCAACTCTGTGACTTCTTCCTCAGTAATGGATTCTTCTTCTCCCACTGTATCATCCTCATCAGCTGCCACACTGTTGACAAGATGCTCACGCTCGTTGGCACCAAATCCGCAAGATGTGTTTGATTTTCTGTCCTGGTGAGCTTGCTCCTCGTCACTGTAGAACACCGAGTCATCTCCCTCCTCCATTAGCCACATATCTCTCTCTTCAGGTTCCTCTGGGGTCTGGAGAGCCTCTTGAGTGATCCCATCAATGATCTCCAGCACCTGGGATGCCAGTGCATCTTCGTCTATTGTGGGCCTCGGGTTCCTTGGAGGCATTGTGGTcgtctccatctccatctgcctgtttttctttctcctgtGATACTGAATATAGTCAAGCTTCAATGCTCTTAGTTGTTTTTTGCAAACTGAATTAAAGTTTAAGCAACTTCAGACTTCTCATCGTCACATCGTCTGCTCCAGTGTGTTACCAGAATACTACTTATCctacactgtcagagtgaagacAGAATCCATCCTGCGCTTCAGTCAGCAGTGTCAGGTCAAGCTCTCTAGTGTGCTCTCTAGTGCTAGTACCATGTAATTCTGTGTGCGTGTTGAATCACAGAAGAACAGGGGTTTTGTTTTGGCCCCAACAAAGACTCTTTGTGACTCTGGCATCTGTATATGAAGTGATTGTACTCATTCTGTGATAATCTCTGCTGGGTGACCACCTTCATTCTGTTACGTCGTGAGTCTGGATTAACATTCTCCTATAGGTTTTTCTTCACGGTATTTCATCGATTGAGCCAACAGTGGTTTTGCACATGTGCAGAAGCTAAGCCCTGTTCATGTCTTGAGTTTTAAGTGAACATAAATACCAATGCATCTTAAGTAAAATGCTGATATAACAGTTTGGAAGCTTACAGCATTATCAACACACATCAGCACTGTTCGAGCTACAAAGAGGTATCACTCTCCAGTATTtcacaaaaatacaaagagTTGTAAAGATTTGTGGATTTTTCTTTCCCCATTACTCATGTCAGGACCCCTTAGATTTATCCTGTGATGCTTTGGAGGGGCCTGACTCCTAGGTTGGAGGCCACAAGACTGAACTACATAACTGTGTATGAAGTAGTTTAAGATTGATCCATCTAAAAAAGCTACACCAGTAAAAACCCTGCTAACACGCTGATGCTTGATAGTGACAATCTAATAATGTGACATAGGACTAATTTTACAGCAGAACCACCTTTTTTTGCATCTTCAGCACCTTTTGCTGGTTGATAATACTTCTGTTCTTTTACTTAAAtaggattttgaatgcaggaccttTATTTTACGTGTTGTTTTAGTACCATTACTTAATTAAAGGATGTGAATTCTATGGAAGCCCTGAGGGGCAAGTGAGACAA
Encoded here:
- the LOC125900012 gene encoding uncharacterized protein LOC125900012; translated protein: MEMETTTMPPRNPRPTIDEDALASQVLEIIDGITQEALQTPEEPEERDMWLMEEGDDSVFYSDEEQAHQDRKSNTSCGFGANEREHLVNSVAADEDDTVGEEESITEEEVTELETEVTQQVPVTEQEEEELQRPKTEPEDQSDPADPGAQAITPETSVSACGESLNCPAADMQTQQNISAAKANLPAEKKEVTPNLVPEQMSSAELQIPGNRQLQVDHKPEQDHNFHVPVGFHQKPNPGYSTLPLPKKSSGSASSQKSFNHLSSSKYSTVSYRRIRRGNTRQKIEAFEHMIMNL